Within Acidobacteriota bacterium, the genomic segment GTTCCTCCTGAGCATAACTTCTTAACCGACGGCGTAGCTCGTTTAAAGTGGACTCATCAGGGAATACCACGACTGCACGACGAGAGTCTCTTGCTAACATTTGCAAACCCATTTGCTCAAGTTGTCTCTCGTCCAGATAACCTTTGGGGTTCAATTGAAGTTTGAATATAAGTTTTGGATTGATGCCCTGCGGTGCAGTTTGTTGCCGTTGTTGCAAGCGGTTGGCAATCTGTTCTGCCTGCTCAATTAGCATTTGCCCATGCTCTTGGCGGCTGTCTCTTTCGACATATCTTCCTCTGCTTTGTCTACGCCTTTGCAATGGTTGTTCCCAGCTAGGTAGTTCCAAGTGTTCTAAATTCCTAGCCATCTACTTTTTACCTCAACTGTTTTTTTTATTATTTCTGTTAGCCTGTTTATTACAGTTGTCTGCGATTTGCGAAAGCTGTCGGGAAATAGTCATACGTTCCCGAAATGAACTCAGAGCAGCTTGTGCATCTTTCTGATAAATTTGGTTGCGACTTTCTAATAATGCTAATCGTACAGACTCGAGACATAGTCGTTCAATATCTGCACCAGTTGCGTCTCTCATTTGTTTGGCAATCGCTTCAAGGTTTAAGTTTGAATAATCAAAACCTCTAAGAAATTGACGCAACATCAAAATTCGATCTTGCAAAGATGGTAAAGAAAACTGAACAACGGATTCAAATCTACGCCAAACAGCCTTATCTAGCAACCCTTCATGATTGGTAGCTGCAATAAGTAAGCTTTCGCCGCGAAAAGCATCCATTAACTGAAGAAGTGTGTTTACTACACGCTTCAGTTCACCATGCTCAAAAAGATTATCGCGATCTTTGCCAATGGCATCGAACTCATCAAAAAGAACTACCCATTGTCCACGTCGAACGAAATCAAAAACCCTTCTAAGATTTGCGGCAGTTTCTCCTAGATATGAAGATACTACTGCATCAAATCTTACTGTTACTAAGGGAAAGTATAAGATTGCTGAAAGCACCTGAGCCGCAAGTGTTTTTCCGCACCCAGGTGGCCCAAAAAAGAGTACTTTTTGAGTAGGTCTAACCCCTCCACTTGCTAATAAATCTTTATGATGATGCTCTTTGGCAATTCGCTTGAGAATGTTGAGAGATTTTTCTGCGAGGACAATACGCTCCCAATCAAAGGCATATTCTGCAATATCAAGGAGTGGAAAGCCACGTTCTCGATCTTTGGGAACTTCGTATGGATTTATGGCATTCTTTTTTTCAATGTGAGTACCATTTCCATTGAGTAGAATTCTTTCTAAATCGTCTGCTAACAAACGATGGTTTTTTTCTCTTTCTTCTTTAATCAGTTTTTCGGCAGCAGTACGAAACGCAGAATCATCACGCTGTGCAAATCCTCGAAAAAGTTGGCGTAATATTTCTCCATTTGTCATATTGCCAATCCTCTATTTACCTAACGTAAATTAACAGATTTGCCGTGGGGCAATCTACATTAATCAAGCTTTGGTGTAAATCTCTGAGCCGAGTTGGACAAACTGCTGCGACTTCTCTTGCAAGCCCGCTTCGATAGCCGTCTGCTCATCTAGCTCTTTATGCGCGGCGTAATCGCGCACTTCCTGAGTAATCTTCATGGAACAGAAATGCGGGCCACACATGGAACAGAAGTGCGCCACTTTTGCGCCTTCCTGCGGCAAGGTCTCGTCGTGATATTCCATTGCCAGTTCCGGGTCAAGAGCTAAATTAAACTGGTCTTCCCAGCGGAATTCAAAACGCGCTTTCGATAAAGCGTTGTCCTGATATTGCGCTCCCGGATGTCCCTTGGCTAAATCGGCAGCATGCGCGGCAATTTTATAAGCAATCACCCCATCGCGCACATCGTCTTTATTCGGCAGTCCCAGATGCTCTTTGGGCGTCACATAACAGAGCATCGCTGTGCCAAACCAGCCAATCATTGCTGCGCCAATCGCTGAGGTAATGTGGTCGTAACCCGGCGCGATGTCGGTGACGAGTGGACCCAGGGTATAAAACGGCGCTTCGTGACAGACCGCCAGTTGCCGGTCAACATTCTCTTTAATCAAATGCAAGGGCACATGCCCCGGTCCTTCAATCATCACCTGACAATCCATATCCCAGGCAATTTTCGTGAGTTCGCCGAGGGTGTCAAGTTCGGCAAATTGCGCTTCGTCGTTGGCATCGGCAATCGAGCCGGGTCTGAGGCCATCGCCCAAACTGAACGACACATCATAAGCGCGCATGATTTCGCAAATCTCGCGAAAATGCGTATACAGAAAACTCTCCTGGTGATGCGCTAAGCACCACTTCGCCATAATCGAACCGCCACGCGACACAATCCCGGTCGTGCGTTTGGCGGTGAGTGGAATGTAGCGCAGCAACACGCCCGCGTGAATCGTGAAATAATCAACACCCTGTTCGGCTTGTTCAATCAAGGTGTCGCGATAGGTTTCCCAGGTGAGTTCTTCGGCTTTGCCGTCTACCTTTTCCAACGCTTGATAAATCGGCACTGTGCCAATCGGCACCGGCGAATTGCGGATAATCCATTCGCGGGTTTCGTGAATGTTTTTGCCCGTCGATAAATCCATCACCGTATCTGCGCCCCATTTGATTGACCAACGCATCTTTTCGACCTCTTCTTCAATCGACGAAGCGACTGCCGAATTGCCGATGTTCGAGTTAATCTTCACCAGAAAATTTCTGCCGATAATCATCGGTTCCGATTCCGGGTGATTGATGTTGGCGGGAATGATGGCGCGACCGCGAGCCACTTCATCGCATACGAATTCCGGCGTCACAAAACGCGGAACGCTTGCGCCGAACGATTCGCCCGCGTGTTGAAAATAGAGCGAACTGCGGTCGCCGGTTTTAGCGGCTGCAAAAGCGGCTTGCCTGCCGAGGTTTTCCCGAATCGCGATGAATTCCATTTCCGGGGTAATGATGCCGCGTCTGGCATAAGCGATTTGCGACACCGCCTGACCTGATTTGGCGCGCAGCGGCAGACGGCGAAGTCCCGGAAATGATTCAAAGCGGTCATTCTGTTTGGCGTATTCTTTTGCGCCTTCCGTGAGGTAGCCATCATCTTGCGGTTGAATGGCGCGACCGACATATTCTTCAACATCGCCGCGTTCGATAATCCAGTTGCGTCTGAGTGCCGCCAGCCCATCGGTTGATGAACAGTTAATCTTCGGGTCGCCCCACGCGCCTGTGGAATCGTAAACCCGCACCGGGGCGTTCTCTTCAATCGCACCGTTCAGGCTGCGCGTCGGATTCAAAGCGATTTCGCGAAACGGCACGCTGATGTCGTCGCGTGAACCCTGCACATAAACTCTTTGCGATTTCGGAAAATTCACTTTGCCATTGATTTTTGTGTCGCTCATTTTTTCTACCTCGATTCTAAAAAGTGCTGAGGACTGAGGACTGAGGACTGAGTTGTATGAAGTATGAAATATGAAATATGAACTAAGATTTTCTTCTTGTTCATCCTTCATCGTTCCTACTTCATCGTTTCTTCTCAGTCCTCAGTCCTCAGTCCTTAAAAACGAAAGCCGTTCCGCCTGCGAGAGAACGGAACGGCTCAATAGCGTTTCCTGAGTTCTCCCTGCGTCGGCATTATCCGCATCAGGTTCTTAGGGTCTCCCGCTGTGGGACTCTCAGCCTCCGTTGAAGCTCCCCTGAAAAAATTCATTGAACCAAAGATCGGTTATAAAAACAAATCATCAACCGCCATTGTCCAACCGGGCAGAGCCGGTTCAGCATTCGCCCTTTCGCCGCGCCGAAAAACCGTTGCCTGATGGGGCATATCGAAACGATAAACGCTGATCAACTCGCCTCTGAGCACATCAACATCCCAGACGACCTGTGTCCCTGCCGCAAAGTAATCGGCAAGCTTTTCGATAATCTGTTGTTCGGCTTTCGCGCCATAATCATTTTCGCTTCTGACTTCAACAGCAAAAATCGGCGCGCCTTCGGGGAATTTACCGCCTGTTGGGCGACCTGTATAAAACGAAGCGTCGGGGCTGATGGATTGGCGATTGGGCAAATTGACGATAAAGCCGATGTTATCGGTTAAAGCATAGCCGCGTTTGGTTTTTCGCGCATAATCTCTGAGGCTGGCAAAGATTTCACCGGCTGCGTAGTTTGGCAGAAATCCTGTGGGACTCATATAGACTAACTCTCCATTGACGATTTCAGCTTTGCCGTTATCCCGAACCTTGTACAAATTTTCGATTGTCGCCTCGACTTTGCTGCTCATAAAATTTCAAACCCTTATGAAACGCGAAGCGCGTTTTTATTTCCAGATTGCGTTAATTCCCGTTTTGCCTGAATCATTGGTGCATCAACAATCAATTCAAGCAGTGCCATCCATCGCTCATTGATTTTTGTTGCAGGCAAACTTGAGATTAACAATCAATCTATCTGTGAGCAAGGTTTTAAAAATGTCTTTCAGCGCCTTGCAGGCGATTAATCACACACAGCGATGCGGCATTCGTCTTGCATTTCTGATATTGAAAATAAATGATGAAGAAAAGTGAGTTGAAATCGAACGACAGATCATTTTGACTTGATTGCAAAATATACAAGGGGTCGATGGGATTGCGGAAAAAAAGCGAGTGAAGGAATCAGCAACATGGGATTGAGGCTTTATAATAAGAAAAGGAACTTTCAACAGACCAGTGAACCTCGCGGAGAAATCTCAAAGAGCAAACATCACCGCTTTGTTGTGCAGGAACATCATGCTTCCAATTTGCACTTTGATTTTCGCCTGGAAATGGGCGGCGTTTTGAAATCCTGGGCGATTCGTAAAGGTCCGTCGCTTGACCCGGATGTCAAACGGCTGGCAATTACCACCGAAGATCATCCTGTCAGTTATTTGAAATTTCAGGGCACCATTCCTGAAGGCAGTTATGGCGCGGGTGAACAATTAATCTGGGATACGGGGACTTATGAACCGCTTACCGATGAAAATCCGATGCAGGGGTACGAAGACGGAAAACTTAAATTTATTTTGAACGGTGAAAAGTTGGGCGGCGAATTCAATCTC encodes:
- a CDS encoding AAA family ATPase, yielding MTNGEILRQLFRGFAQRDDSAFRTAAEKLIKEEREKNHRLLADDLERILLNGNGTHIEKKNAINPYEVPKDRERGFPLLDIAEYAFDWERIVLAEKSLNILKRIAKEHHHKDLLASGGVRPTQKVLFFGPPGCGKTLAAQVLSAILYFPLVTVRFDAVVSSYLGETAANLRRVFDFVRRGQWVVLFDEFDAIGKDRDNLFEHGELKRVVNTLLQLMDAFRGESLLIAATNHEGLLDKAVWRRFESVVQFSLPSLQDRILMLRQFLRGFDYSNLNLEAIAKQMRDATGADIERLCLESVRLALLESRNQIYQKDAQAALSSFRERMTISRQLSQIADNCNKQANRNNKKNS
- a CDS encoding Uma2 family endonuclease — translated: MSSKVEATIENLYKVRDNGKAEIVNGELVYMSPTGFLPNYAAGEIFASLRDYARKTKRGYALTDNIGFIVNLPNRQSISPDASFYTGRPTGGKFPEGAPIFAVEVRSENDYGAKAEQQIIEKLADYFAAGTQVVWDVDVLRGELISVYRFDMPHQATVFRRGERANAEPALPGWTMAVDDLFL
- the thiC gene encoding phosphomethylpyrimidine synthase ThiC, with amino-acid sequence MSDTKINGKVNFPKSQRVYVQGSRDDISVPFREIALNPTRSLNGAIEENAPVRVYDSTGAWGDPKINCSSTDGLAALRRNWIIERGDVEEYVGRAIQPQDDGYLTEGAKEYAKQNDRFESFPGLRRLPLRAKSGQAVSQIAYARRGIITPEMEFIAIRENLGRQAAFAAAKTGDRSSLYFQHAGESFGASVPRFVTPEFVCDEVARGRAIIPANINHPESEPMIIGRNFLVKINSNIGNSAVASSIEEEVEKMRWSIKWGADTVMDLSTGKNIHETREWIIRNSPVPIGTVPIYQALEKVDGKAEELTWETYRDTLIEQAEQGVDYFTIHAGVLLRYIPLTAKRTTGIVSRGGSIMAKWCLAHHQESFLYTHFREICEIMRAYDVSFSLGDGLRPGSIADANDEAQFAELDTLGELTKIAWDMDCQVMIEGPGHVPLHLIKENVDRQLAVCHEAPFYTLGPLVTDIAPGYDHITSAIGAAMIGWFGTAMLCYVTPKEHLGLPNKDDVRDGVIAYKIAAHAADLAKGHPGAQYQDNALSKARFEFRWEDQFNLALDPELAMEYHDETLPQEGAKVAHFCSMCGPHFCSMKITQEVRDYAAHKELDEQTAIEAGLQEKSQQFVQLGSEIYTKA